In Curtobacterium sp. TC1, the following proteins share a genomic window:
- a CDS encoding PilT/PilU family type 4a pilus ATPase, translating to MTDSVYDITIPGDEPVAGWHPGNPGTEVGSRRAARLAAAAAAAPPEQVYDLGDDTAAWPAPSGSPVAVPVAQPLATPATPPAAVPSSTATYGYTEAPTQQLPVAPVAPAPTATLGGDIDFARHAREVADPDLITALAQVVYQGASDLHVTADAPPTVRVDGSLRPAVPGGAWSRGKVIAALKTLLSVEQAGQFDEEQELDFAYSLSPEYRFRVNFYQQRGNWGAAFRIIPTKIKTLKQLGIPEHVGDFAGLPRGLVLVTGPTGSGKSTTLAALIDLVNESRADHIVTVEDPIEFMHEHKRAIINQREVGADTHSFAAALKHVLRQDPDVILIGELRDLETISVALTAAETGHLVFATLHTQSAPGTIDRVIDVFPPHQQGQIRTQLAATLQGVVCQTLVPKANGVGRVVATEIMTITPAIGNLIREGKTYQITSAMQAGRDLGMHTMDQDLAELVNVGTISRKAAMEKVHDEEGFGRLVQRVESPSDSSAAAIAASGIDFGDKFSGGH from the coding sequence CGGGCAACCCCGGCACCGAGGTGGGCTCCCGGCGCGCAGCACGCCTGGCCGCTGCCGCCGCGGCGGCGCCGCCGGAGCAGGTCTACGACCTCGGCGACGACACCGCTGCATGGCCGGCACCGTCCGGCTCGCCCGTCGCCGTGCCTGTCGCCCAGCCGCTCGCCACCCCGGCGACGCCGCCCGCCGCGGTGCCGTCGTCGACCGCGACGTACGGATACACCGAGGCCCCGACGCAGCAGCTGCCCGTCGCTCCGGTTGCGCCCGCACCGACCGCCACGCTCGGCGGCGACATAGACTTCGCCCGTCACGCCCGTGAGGTCGCCGATCCCGACCTCATCACCGCGCTCGCGCAGGTCGTCTACCAGGGCGCCTCCGACCTGCACGTCACCGCGGACGCCCCGCCCACCGTCCGCGTCGACGGCTCGCTCCGTCCCGCGGTGCCCGGCGGCGCGTGGTCGCGCGGCAAGGTCATCGCGGCCCTCAAGACGCTGCTGTCGGTCGAGCAGGCCGGCCAGTTCGACGAGGAGCAGGAACTCGACTTCGCGTACTCGCTGTCGCCGGAGTACCGCTTCCGCGTGAACTTCTACCAGCAGCGCGGCAACTGGGGCGCGGCCTTCCGCATCATCCCCACGAAGATCAAGACGCTCAAGCAGCTCGGCATCCCCGAGCACGTCGGCGACTTCGCCGGCCTGCCCCGCGGACTCGTCCTGGTCACCGGCCCCACCGGCTCCGGCAAGTCCACGACCCTCGCCGCCCTGATCGACCTGGTGAACGAGAGCCGTGCCGACCACATCGTGACGGTCGAGGACCCGATCGAGTTCATGCACGAGCACAAGCGGGCGATCATCAACCAGCGCGAGGTCGGCGCCGACACGCACTCCTTCGCCGCCGCGCTCAAGCACGTGCTCCGCCAGGACCCCGACGTCATCCTGATCGGCGAGCTCCGCGACCTCGAGACCATCTCCGTCGCGCTCACCGCCGCCGAGACCGGTCACCTGGTGTTCGCCACCCTGCACACGCAGAGCGCCCCCGGCACCATCGACCGTGTCATCGACGTCTTCCCGCCGCACCAGCAGGGCCAGATCCGCACGCAGCTCGCGGCGACCCTGCAGGGCGTCGTCTGCCAGACGCTGGTGCCGAAGGCGAACGGCGTCGGTCGCGTCGTCGCCACCGAGATCATGACGATCACCCCCGCCATCGGCAACCTGATCCGCGAGGGCAAGACCTACCAGATCACCTCGGCCATGCAGGCCGGGCGTGACCTCGGCATGCACACCATGGACCAGGACCTCGCCGAACTGGTCAACGTCGGCACGATCTCACGCAAGGCCGCGATGGAGAAGGTGCACGACGAAGAGGGCTTCGGCCGGCTGGTGCAGCGCGTCGAGTCCCCGTCCGACTCATCGGCAGCCGCGATCGCCGCCAGCGGGATCGACTTCGGCGACAAGTTCTCCGGAGGCCACTGA